In Kytococcus sedentarius DSM 20547, the sequence CCTGGCTCAACCTGGCGCTGGTGTGGCTGTTCTGCCACCAGCTGGGCATCGCCTACGCCCGCCGCCGCGCCTGGACGGCCTCCCCGGGGCAGCTCGCCGGTGTGGTGGCCGCGTGCGTGGCGGTGCTCGTGGTGATGGTGGTGCCGGGGCCGTGGTTCCCCACCAACCTGGGCGTGCGGGACGCCCCGGTCTCCAACCTGGCCCCGACCACCGCGGCGCTGGCGGTGCTCGGCATCGCGCAGTGGGCCGTCCTCACCGGGGTGGGCAGCCACCTGCTCGGGCGGGAGCCCAGCGAGCCCTGGAAGCGGCGCATCGGCACCGGCAACGCCCTGGCCATGCTCATCTACCTGTGGCACGTGCCGGCCATGACGGTGATGATCGGCATCGGCCTGCTCGCCCCCGACCTGCTGCTGCCCCCCAGCATCACCGGCTGGGCGATGGTGCGGCCGGTCTGGTTCGTCCTCTCCGGCGCCATGCTGGCGGTGATGGTCTACGGCGCCATGCGCTGGGAGGTCTGGTTCAGCCGCTTCGGGACCACCGCCTCCACCGCGCAGGGGGTGCTGGGGGCCGCGCTCGGCACGGCGGCCGTCTACCGGCTCTGGCAGCTGGGGTTCGGGCTCTCGGCCGAGCAACTCGCCTGGGAGGCCGGGCTCGTCCTGGCGGTGGCCCTGCTCAGCGGTGCCCGGTCGGCCAGGGCCGGGGACGGGCCCGCCGGCGACGGGTCAGTCGGTGCTCCGGACCGGGAGGTCGTCGGTGCGCACGACGGGGTGGGCGTGCAGCCCTGAGATGCCGTCGACCACCTCGGCGTGGGAGTCGGCCAGGTCCACCGGCGTGTCCAGGGGGTGGCGCAGCTCGTCGCCGTGCAGGTCGGCCAGCACGTAGCAGATGATGCCCAGCAGCGGGATGCCGATGGACGGCAGCGCGAAGATGACCCACAGCGGCAGCACCTGGGCCACCGGGCCCGCCACGGCCATCGAGACCGGCATCATCGCCAGCGACACGAAGAAGTCCAGCGAACTGACGCGCCCCAGCATCGAGCGCGGCACCCGGCGCTGCAGCAGGGTGCCCCAGATGACCATGCCCACCCCGTCGCCGACGCCGAACACGAAGAGCACCAGACCCATCAGCCAGAAGTCGTCGGTCACGGCCAGCAGGAAGAAGGGGATGGCGGCCACCGACCACACCGTGATCATCACCGTGAGGTAGTGCCGCGGCAGACGGCGGGAGCTGATGCCGATCGCCCCGACCGCCGCACCCACGCCCAGGCAGGCGAGCAGCAGGCCGAAGGTGTCCGGGCCGCCACCGTGCTCGGTGACGATGAAGGGCAGCAGCACCTCCATCGGGCCGATGAAGAGGAACACGGCCACGACCGACCACACCAGGGTGGCCGCGAGCCACGGGGTCCGCCAGGTGTAGGCGGCCCCCTCGGTGAAGTCCTGCCACAGGGTCTGCGGCTCACGCCCCTCCTCCACGGGCAGCGCGCGGCGGGTCAGCCCGCCGGTGCGCATGGCCAGCACGCACAGCACCGCCAGCCCCTGGGAGAGGGCCATGACGGCCATCGCCGCCGGCGGTGCCAACGCACCCACCAGGAAGCCGGCCGCGGCCGGGCCCAGCGCCTGCTGCAGCACGGGTCGGCTCGCGGCCTCCACCCCGTTGGCGGCCAGCAGCTGGTCGTCGTGCAGCACGCGGGGCAGCAGGGCCGAGTAGGCGGGGTTGTAGATACCGGCCGCGGACATGGCCACGAATGCGGCCACCATGAGCTGCCACACCTGCAGGGTCCCGGTGGCCCCCAGGGCGGCCACCACCGCCCCCACGAGGGCCAGGACGCTGGAGCAGGCCACCAGCAGCCCGCGCAGGGGCAACCGGTCGGCCGCCACTCCCCCGAGCAGGGCGAACACGATGAGGCCCACCGCGCCGACCGCCGTGACCGCCGAGAGGTCCAGCTCCGTCCCGCCCAGGCCCTTGACCGCGTAGACCAGGCCCACGGTCCAGACACCGGTGGCGAAGGACACCAGCAGCAGGCTCGCGGCGAGCAGTCGGTAGTCGGGGGTGGCGAAGGGCGCCAGGAAGCGGGGCAGCCCGGTGCGGGGTGCCGGAGCGGACGACTGGGCCGTCATGGGGCCTCCTGGGGTGGTGCGCGGCTCGAAGGGGGTACGTGCGTGGCGACGCCAGGGGCACCCGCTGGTGACGGGTGCCCCTGGCATCAGGGTCGTGCGAGGTGGTACGTCAGCCGTTGCTGGCCTCGGCCTGCTGCTTCTCCATCTCGGCGATCAGCTCGTCGAGCTCGGCCATGTCCTCCTCGGAGAGACCGTCGGGGCTGTCCTGCGAGGGGCTGGCGGCCGAGGGCTCGGTCCCGGGCTGCGTGGTGCCCGGCTGGGGCGGGGCACCGGGGTTGAAGGTGCTCTGCTGGCTGGCGTCCAGCAGCTCCTGCGGGATCTCCGCGAACTGGTCGGGCTTGGTGGGCGCGTCACCCTGGGTGTAGTCGAAGGTCATGCCCAGCGGGCCGTCACCCAGCTGCTCCTTGGCCTCGGCGAAGTCCTGCTTCTGGGTCTCGTCCAGGCCGGCCTCGTCCACCCAGTCGACGACCTGGCTGAAGTCGACCTTCAGGGTCTTGAGCTGGTCACCGTCCAGCGCGATGTCGATGTAGCCCTTGGCGTCGTCCTTGATCTTCTTCTTGTCGTCCTCGGTGAGGTTCGGCATCTTCTCCGCCGGGTCGGTGATCGACTTGTTCACGATGGCGGCGAAGTCGTCCCACCCCTGCTCGATCGGCACCGAGACGCGGACGTTGTCACCGTCCTTCGTGAACTCGCCGTGCTCGTCCATGAAGCCCTTGAGGTCCTGCTGGAGCTCGGCCTGCTTCTCCGGGGAGATGTCCGCGCCCCCGGTACTGCCCTGGGTCAGGTCCTCCAGCGACATGCCGTCCTCGCCGGCGAGCTCGTTCATCTTCTCGGGCGTGATGCCGACCCACTCACCACCCAGGGCCTTGTTCATGAACTGCACGGTCGGGTCGTCAGCGGAGACGCTCTGGCCACCGGTCAGCTGCATCTTGAGCTGGTCGGCGGTGAACAGACCGGTCTCCTGACCGAGCTTGTCGACGTCGGCGCGCATGTACATGCCGCCCTCGACCATCCGGACCTCCACCGTGCCCTCACCGATGTGGAAGGTCATGGCGGTGTCGAGGTCCTTGACGTCCTTCTCCTCGGCCAGAGCCTGGTCGCGGGAGTGCTGCGCCACGGTGATCTTGGACTTCGGCAGCAGCTCGGCCACCTTGTCCACCATCTGCTGGTCCTGGGCGGTCATGGTGCCGGAGGACGACATGGCCTTGCGGATCAGGTCCTGGTCGATGTCCAGGGACATGGTGGTGCTGATGTCCTTGGCGCCGTTGGTCTTCTCGAAGGCCTCCAACACGGCGGCCTTGGGGTCCTCGTCGGCCTTGGCGTTGCCACCGTCGCCACCACCGGTGTTCTCGTCGCTGCACGCGGCAAGCACCACCGTGGTGCTCATCGCGGCGAGCAGGGTCAGGGTCGTGCGCTTCATCGTGCCCCCTCACGGGTTCTGGAGTGCCGACGGTCGACACCTGTTCCCAGTATCCACCACCGGCACCGACCCCCAGCGCGCCCCCGGACGGACCTTCTCCCCGCCGCCTCATACCAGGCGGGGAGGCCCCGATAGGATCGAACGGACGTCCGGAACCCGCGTGGAGGAGACCCCCGATGCCCGAGATCGACCCCGCAGGATCCGCCACGCCGCGCGAGGTGGGCGTGGCCCTCATCGGCTACGGAACCGTCGGTCAGGGGGTCGCCGCCCTGCTGGCCGACCACCACGACCAGTGGGTCGCGACGCTGGGCCTCGACGTCCGGCTGCGCCACGTCGTGGTCCGCGACGCCGGGGCCCCGCGTGACGTGCCGGCGCCGGCCGGCAGCCTGACCACCGATGCCGCCGCCGCGGTCGCCGACCCGGCCGTGCAGGTCGTCATCGAGGTCGCCGGCATGGTCGATGAGGGGCGCCACCTGCTGGCGGATGCGCTGCGCGCCGGCAAGCACGTCGTGACCGCCAACAAGGCGCTGCTCAGCGCCCACGGCGAGGAGCTCACCGGACTGGCCCAGGAGCACGGCGTGAACCTGCTCTTCGAGGCCGCGGTCGCCGGCGGCGTGCCGATCGTTCGCGGGCTGCGCGACCTGGTGCGCGTGGACCACGTGCACACGGTGGAGGGCATCCTCAACGGCTCCTGCAACTACATCCTGACGGCGATGTCCGAGGGCACTGACTACGAGACGGTGGCCGCCCGCGCCCAGGAGCTGGGCTACCTGGAGGCAGACCCCACCGCCGACGTGAGCGGCGCCGACTCGCTGCGCAAGCTCCGACTCCTGGCCTCCATGGCCTTCGGCGGCCCGGTGCGGGAGGAGGACATCGACTGCACCGGGATCGACCGCATCACCGCCGCCGACATCCTGGCCCTCAAGGCGGCCCCCGGCGGCCCGCGCGAGGTGCGGCTGCTCGGCCGGGCGCAGCTGGTGGAGCCCGGTGGCCAGGCGTACACCGCCGTGGTCGAGCCGGTCGCGGTGCCGCAGGACCACTGGGCCACCGGGATCCTGGGGTCCACGAACGCGGTCACCCTGGGGGCCGACCACGTGGGAGCGCTCACCTTCTCCGGGCCCGGCGCGGGCCGCTACGAGACGGCCTCGGCGGTGCTCACCGACCTGGTGGACGTCCTGCTGGGCACCGTGCCCACCGCCAGCCCGCTGGGTGACCGCGCCCTGCGCAACGCCCGCGACGAGGTGACCGGGCGGTGGTACGTCCGCAGCAGCGACGCGCTGAGCGACCAGCTGGAGCCCCTGCTGGAGCGCACCCACCTCACCGGTCCACTGAGTGGGCTCACCCGGGTGGTGGCCCGCGACGAGCTGGCGCCCTGGCTCGACGATCCCGAGAGCTGCGTCATCGGCTGGGAGCCGGCCGCCCACGACCTGGACCCCGAGGAGGCCGCACGATGAGGTTCACCAGCACCCGCGGCGGGGTGGACCCGCAAGGTGCCGCCCGTGCCATCCTCACCGGCCTGGCCCCGGACGGCGGCCTGTTCGTGCCCGAGCGGATCGCCCCTCTCGAGGTCGAGGACCTGCTCGACGCAGGCTGGGTGGACGTGGCCACGGCGGTGATGGAGCCCTACCTGACCGGCGACGGGGGGCTCGGTGAGGGTGACCTGCGGCAGGCGGTCACCACCGCGGCCGCCCGCTTCGAGACCGACGAGGTGGTCCCGGTGGACCTGCTCGGCGAGGGTGCCTCCAGCATCGGCCTGCTCGCGCTGTTCGGCGGTCCCACCCACGCGTTCAAGGACGTGGCCCTGACCCTGCTGCCCCACCTGGTGACGCTCGCGCGCCGGGCCGAGGGCGAGGCCGGCACCACGCTGGTGCTCACCGCCACCAGCGGCGACACGGGCAAGGCGGCCCTGGAGGGTTTCAAGGACGTGCCCGAGACCGAGGTGGTGGTGCTCTACCCCACCGAGGGCGTGAGCTTCATGCAGAAGCAGCAGATGCGCACCCAGGCCGGGGACAACGTGCACGTGCTGGGCATCCACGGGGACTTCGACGACGCCCAGCGCGCCGTCAAGGCCCTCTTCGCCGATGCGGGGGCGCGGGAGCGCCTGGACGCGCGCGGCTACTCGATCAGCTCGGCCAACTCGATCAACCTCGGCCGCCTGCTGCCGCAGATGGTCTACTACGTCACCGGCTACGCGGCGCTGCGCAGCGCGGGCGTGGTGGCCGCTGGTGAGCCGGTGGACGTCGTGGTGCCCACCGGCAACTTCGGGAACCTGCTCGCGGCCACCTGGGCCCGCGCCGCCGGGGTGCCCCTGGGAGCGCTGGTCTGCGCGACCAACGAGAACCGGGTGCTGGCCGACTTCTTCGCCACCGGCACCTACGACGCGCGCCGCCGCCTGGTGCGCACCGACTCCCCGTCCATGGACATCCTCGTCTCGAGCAACCTGGAGCGGTACCTGTACGAGGCCAGTGGCGGCGACACCGACCGGGTGCGCACGGCGCTGGAGACCCTCGCCCGTCACCGCCGCTTCGACTGGGGGGAGCTCCCGGGCGCCGGGGCGAACCCGGTACTGGCCGGCACCGCGACCCGCAAGGAGGCCGCCGACGCCCTGCGGCGCGTGCACGCCGAGCACGGCACCCTGGTGGACCCGCACACCGCCGTGGCCCTGCACGTGCTGGAGCAGTACCGCGCCGGTCAGCTCACCGACGGCACGGTGCCGCCGGCCCGCCCGGCCCTGGTGGCCGCGACGGCCAGCCCCTACAAGTTCGCCCCCGCAGTGTTGGGCGCGCTGGGGGGCGAGGCAGACCCGGACGAGTTCGAGACGCTGCTGCGCCTGGCCACCCACGCGGCCGACGAGCGGGGTGCCCCCGCCGGGCTCGCCGGCCTGCGGGAGGCCGAGGTGCTCCACGACCGGGTGGTCGAGGTCGACGAGGTGCCCGCCACCATCGAGGAGGTCCTGCACCGATGACGGTCTCGGTACGAGTGCCCGCGACCTCGGCCAACCTCGGGACCGGATTCGACGCCCTCGGCCTGGCGCTGAGCCTCCACAACACGGTCACCCTCAAGCCCCTGCCCGCCGGGGCCGCGGACCCGGCGCGGGCGGCGACGGCCGACGAGAGCCTCCCCGTGGCCGCCTACGAGCACGTGTGCCACGCGCACGGCATCGAGCCCCTGACGGTGCACGCCAAGGTGACCGGCGACGTGCCCAGCTCCCGCGGGCTGGGGTCGTCGGCCACCTGCATCGTCGGCGGGGTGCTCGCCGCCGATGCGCTGCACGGCCTCGGGCTGGGCGCCGACGAGCTGGTGCGCCTGGCCACGGACGTGGAGGGGCACCCGGACAACGTGGCCCCCGCCCTGCTGGGAGGCGTCGTCGTCTCGGCGGTCTCCGACGGGCGGGTGCACAGCCTGCCGGTCGGTCTGCCCGCCGGCGGGGAGCTGGACCTGCTGCTGGCCGTCCCCGACCACCCCGTCTCCACCGAGGCCGCACGCGCCGCACTGCCCGCGCAGGTGCCGCACGCCGATGCGGTGCACAACGCCGCACGCAGCGCGCTGCTCGTGGCCAGCCTGGCCACCGGGCGGTGGGAGTTGCTCGGTGAGGCCATGGACGACCGGCTGCACCAGCCCTACCGGGCCGGCCTCGTGCCGGGGGTCACCGAGATTCTCGCCCTCGCCCGCAGCTCGGGCTCCGCCGGGGCGTGCGTGAGCGGCGCCGGGCCCTCCCTGCTGGTCGTGGCCCCCGGCCCGGACACCGCGGCCCGGCTGACGGAGCACCTGGCCGGGCACCCCTGGGGCTGGCAGCTCCTGCACCTGCCCCTGGACCCCACCGGAGCCCGGGTGGTCGGCCCCCGCCCTGCGTAGGCTGGCGGCATGAGCACCGAGCCGACGACCGACCGGGCCGAGCCGACCACCGACAGCACGGGCACGACCGCGCAGGGCGGCGGCTTCACCCCGGACCTGCGCGGCGTCCACACGCTGGCCCGCCGGACCTGGGAGTCCGGGCGCCTGCGCAGCCTCGAGGCCCGGCGCGAGCAGCTGGAGGGGCTGAAGCGCCTGGTGCGCGAGGGCGGCGACGAGCTCGCGGCCGCGCTGCAGCAGGACCTCGGGAAGTCCCCCACCGAGGCCCGCACCACCGAGCTGTCGGTGGTGGTGACCGAGGTCGAGTACGTGCTCAAGCACCTCAAGGGCTGGTTGGAGCCGCGCAAGGCGGCGGTGCCGCTGGCCTTCCAGCCCGCCAGCGGTCGGGTCCGCCGGGAGCCGCTGGGGTCGGTGCTCATCATCGGGCCGTGGAACTACCCCGTGAACCTCGTGCTGATGCCGCTGGTGGGCGCCTTGGCCGGGGGCAACACGGTCGTGCTCAAGCCCAGCGAGCTCACCCCTGCCACCGCCGAGGCCCTGGCCCGGCTGGTGCCGCGCTACCTGGACCCGGAGGTCGTGCAGGTGGTGAACGGCGGCGTGCCGGAGAGCACCGCCCTGCTCGAGCTGCCCTGGGACCACGTCTTCTACACCGGGGGCGAGCGCGTGGGGCGGATCGTGATGCGGGCCGCGGCCGAGCACCTGACGCCGGTGACCCTGGAGCTCGGCGGCAAGTCCCCCACCTGGGTGGGCACCGAGACCGACCTGCGGACGGCGGCCCGCCGCATCGTGTGGTCGAAGTTCGTCAACGCCGGGCAGACCTGCGTGGCCCCCGACCACGTGCTGTGCACCGCCAGCACCCAGGCCGAGCTGGTGCCCGAGCTGGAGCGTGCGATCCGCGAGATGTTCGGGGACGACCCGCGCACCAGCGCGGACTACGGCCGCATCGTGAACACCGAGCACGCCGAGCGGCTGGCCGGCCTGGTGGACGGCGCGGCGATCGGTGGTGAGGTGGACGTCGCGGGGCGCTACCTCTCCCCCACGGTGCTCACCGACGTCACCGACGACCACCCGGCCATGGCCGAGGAGATCTTCGGACCGGTGCTGCCTATCGTCCCGGTGGCCGACGTGCACGACGCGATCCGCCGCGTCAACGCGCGGCCGCACCCGCTGGCGCTGTACCTGTTCACCGACGACCTGGACGAGCAGGACCTGTGGCTGGCCAGCACGCGCTCGGGGGGCGTCGGCATCAACATGCCCCTGGTGCACGTGGCCGTGCCGGAGCTGCCCTTCGGTGGCGTCGGCGCCAGCGGCATGGGCAACTACCACGGGCTGGCCTCGCTGGAGACCTTCACCCACGAGCGCTCCGTGCTCTCCAAGCCGCTGGCCCCGGACACCATGCGGATCGTCTACCCGCCCTACGGCCCGGTGAAGCAGCGCCTCATCCGCGCCGTGCAGTGAGCCCCAGCACCCGGTCGGTGGATGCATTGCCGAAGAGGCGGTCCGGGTCGAGCTGCCGGCGCAGCGCGAGGAGGCCGCCCATCCGCGGGTAGAGCGGAGCCAGCTCTGCCGCCCCGAGGGAGTGCATCTTCCCCCAGCGCGGTCGTCCCCCAGCGGCGACGAGGATGCGCTCCAGCTCGGCGAACCAGGCCCGCGCGCGCCCGTCGCCGTGGACGGTGTGGACGGCGACGAAGGCCCGCGGCCCGCCGTACTCCATCTCCCGGAAGCGCACCGTGCGGTGGCTGACGAAGACCTCGTGCGAGGGGCCCACGACGCGGTGCGGGGCCAGGCCCCCGAGGGTGCGGTTCATCCAGGGGGCCTGCCGGGGGAACAGGTCGGCCGCTCTGGCCAGCGCGGCGAGCCCCGCGTTGGAGACGATGCCGTCGGTGACGGTGCGCCCGAACCAGCTGCGCGGCACCGGGGCCGTGTCGGCCGGACGGCGCGTGGTGGTCTTCGTGATGGCCCGCGGGTGGTGCGGGAACCAGAAGGCCTCCACGTGGTCGTCGGCCGCCGTGCGCTCGACCCAGCTCGCGAACAGCTCGTCGGCCGGGGCGCTGTCCACCTGCAGGTCCAGCGCGAAGGCGGGCACCAGCTGGAGCGTGAGGTCCACCAGCACCCCGAGGGTGCCCAGACCGACCGCGACCCCCGCCCCGGCGAGGGTCTGCGGGTCGATGTCGCCCATGTTCTCCAGCGCCAGGCCGTAGGGGGCCCGCAGTCCGGGCAGCGCGTGCAGCGGCGTTCCCGCCCCGAGGGTCAGCAGGCCCTCACCGGCCTGCGAGTCGTCGACCACCCCCCCCTCAGGTGGCCCAGCCGCAGGGAGGTCCCGGGCCCGGGCTGCCGGGGCGCGGCCACCCCGGTGAACGAGTGGCCGCTGCCGGCCGGGTGCACGCGGCGACCCGTCGCGGCGGCGCGGCGCACCACATCGACCACCTTGGACACGTCCCACGGCGTCTCAATCGGCGCGTCGGGCACGTCCACCGTGCCCGCCCAGGTGCGGAAGCCGGTCGGTGCCTCCCGGTGCTCCGGTCGGCCGGCCCGCGCCGCCCCGGCCGATCCGATGCGGGCGCTCACAGGAAGGCCCTCCCCTCGCCCCGGTAGGTGGGCACGCGCTCGGTCCGCCCGTCGTCGTGCACCAGCACGAACTCGTTGACCCGCTCTGCGGGCTCGCCGGACTTCGCGTGCCGCATCCACACGCGGGAGCCCACCGGCAGCTCGTGACCGGCGCGGCGCGCGGCACACACCCCGGTCAGCGGGGTCTGCACCTCCCCGGCGGCCTCGGGCGTGGTCAGCGACAACCCGGGTGGGTGCACCGGCAGCGGCAGGCGGTCGGGTCGCTGCTCCCCGGTGGCCACCCAGCCGCTGCGGAGCGCCGTGACCACGTCGGCGGCGGGAGTGCGCACCACATCGAGCCCGATGGCCAGGGCCGGCTCCAGCGCGATCGCCCGGTAGCGGTCGAAGAGGTGCCCGACGAAGAGGCCCGAGCCGACGGTGACCTCCGTGAGGCTGGGGTCCGCGGCCGACCACGCGACCGAGCCCGTGCCGCCCCCGTTCACCAGCTCCGGGGCATACCCCAGCACGTCGGCCACGGCGCCCACCACGGCGGCGCGGTGCGCGGGCAGGCCCCGCCAGGCGAGTTCCTGCATCCGCCGCACGGCCCAGCGGTAGGCGCGGTCACCGGCATCACCGGGGACGGGCAGGTCCTGCACCCCGGCGACGTGCCCCTCGTAGGTCAGCAGCCCCACCAGCTCGATGCCGGGCGCGGCGACCACGCGCTCGGCCGCGCGGCGCACCGCATCGGGGGCGTGCAGGGGTGAGCGCTGCGGGCCGATCGACAACGGCCCGCGGCGGAGCGAGACGTCGGCCTCCAGTACCACCCGGACGACCGCCCGGCCCCCGGTGCGCTCGCGGGCTGCGCGCACGGCGGCCAGGTGGGCGGGGTCGTCGACGGTGAGGGTGATCGCCTGGGCGAAGCCCTCGTCGGCCACCAGCGCGTCGAGGCCCGCGGCGTCCACCGTCGGGTAGGCCACCAGCAGGTCGTCGGTCGTGCCCTGCCGCGCCAGCCAGAGGGCCTCGGGCAGGGTGAAGGCCAGAACCCCCTACACCCCCGGGTGGGCCAGGGCCCGCTCCAGCACCGGCCGGCACCGGACGGACTTGCTCGCCAGCCGCACCGGCACCGGCCCGGCCGCCGCGACCAGCGGGTCCAGGTTGTGCTCCACCGCAGACCAGCGCACGGCGGCCACCGGCGCCGGGTGGTCGCGCGTGGCGCGGTCGAGCAGCTCCCAGGTCTCTGCAGCGGGTGGGCGGTGGATCATGGCAGGCACGGTACTGCGGCGGGCCACCACGGTGGCTCTCCCTGGTCCGGAGGAGCCGGCCCGCGGGCCACGGGCGACAGGCCGGGGCTGCTGCTCCTAGGCTGCAGCCATGACCTCCCTGAGCGCCTCGGCCCAGCACACCCTCAACGACGGCACCACGCTGCCGGTGATCGGGTTCGGCACCTACCAGCTCACCGGCGCCGAGGGCGTCACGGCGATGCGACACGCCCTGGACGCCGGGTACCGGATGCTCGACACGGCGGTGAACTACCGCAACGAGGCCGAGGTGGGGCAGGCCGTGGCCGCCTCCGGGCTGGACCGCGACGCGGTGCAGATCGTCACCAAGGTGCCGGGGCGGCAGCACCGGTCGGCCGAGCAGTGCGTGGAGGAGTCCCTGCGCCGGCTGCGCACCGACCACGTGGACCTGGTGCTCATCCACTGGCCCAACCCCTCCCAGGGCGAGTACGAGTACGCCTGGGACGGGCTGGTGGCGGCCCGGGAGCGCGGGCTCACCCGCAGCATCGGCGTCTCGAACTTCCACCCCCACCACCTGGACCGGATCATCTCCTCGGTGGGCGTCACCCCATCGGTCAACCAGGTCGAGCTGCACCCCTCCTTCGCCCAGGCCGAGCTGCTGGCACAGGACGCCGAGCGAGGCATCCTCACCGAGGCGTGGAGCCCGCTGGGCAAGCGCGAGGCACGCTACGACGCGCCGGAGGTCGCCGGCCCCGCCGCACGGTACGAGGTGACGCCCGCCCAGGTGATCCTGCGCTGGCACCTGCAGCGGGGCGTCCTGCCGATCCCGAAGTCGGCCACCCCCGAGCGCCAGCGTGCGAACATCGACCTGTTCGACTTCTCCCTGACCGACGACGAGGTGGCCGCGATCACCGACCTCAGCCGGCCGGACGGTCGGCTGTTCGGCGGGGACCCCGACCACCACGAGGAGGACTGACCCGTCGCGGGACGTCCCGGCGGGCCACCCACACCCCCACCCCCAGGGCCACGAGCACCAGGCCGCCGATGACGCTGGTCAGCGGCAGGCTGGCGGCCAGCGCGAGGCAGCCGGCCAGCCCCAGGAGCGGCACCACCCAGCCGGCGCGCCACTCGTGGCGCAGGGTGAACGCAGCGGCGTTGGCCACGGCGTAGTAGAGCAGCACGCCGAAGCTGGAGAAGCCGATGGCGCCGCGCAGGTCGACCACCAGCACGAGCAGGACCACCACGGCGGCCACCAGCAGGCTGGCCACGCGCGGCACCTTCTCACCGGTGGCGGCCGTCGCGGTCACCCCCAGTGCGGCGGGGAGGTCACGGCGCTCCCCCATCGCCATCAGCGTGCGCCCCACCCCGAGCAGCAGGGCCCACAGGGCACCGAGGGCCGCC encodes:
- a CDS encoding aldo/keto reductase; this translates as MTSLSASAQHTLNDGTTLPVIGFGTYQLTGAEGVTAMRHALDAGYRMLDTAVNYRNEAEVGQAVAASGLDRDAVQIVTKVPGRQHRSAEQCVEESLRRLRTDHVDLVLIHWPNPSQGEYEYAWDGLVAARERGLTRSIGVSNFHPHHLDRIISSVGVTPSVNQVELHPSFAQAELLAQDAERGILTEAWSPLGKREARYDAPEVAGPAARYEVTPAQVILRWHLQRGVLPIPKSATPERQRANIDLFDFSLTDDEVAAITDLSRPDGRLFGGDPDHHEED
- a CDS encoding alanine racemase translates to MAFTLPEALWLARQGTTDDLLVAYPTVDAAGLDALVADEGFAQAITLTVDDPAHLAAVRAARERTGGRAVVRVVLEADVSLRRGPLSIGPQRSPLHAPDAVRRAAERVVAAPGIELVGLLTYEGHVAGVQDLPVPGDAGDRAYRWAVRRMQELAWRGLPAHRAAVVGAVADVLGYAPELVNGGGTGSVAWSAADPSLTEVTVGSGLFVGHLFDRYRAIALEPALAIGLDVVRTPAADVVTALRSGWVATGEQRPDRLPLPVHPPGLSLTTPEAAGEVQTPLTGVCAARRAGHELPVGSRVWMRHAKSGEPAERVNEFVLVHDDGRTERVPTYRGEGRAFL